The Sinorhizobium fredii genome contains the following window.
CTGGATGGAGCGATTTAATCAGAAGCATCCAGCGCTCTGTATCGGTCTCCCAGCCTTCCTTCACACAGGGGAGTGTTGCAGCTTCTGCGTAGCCATGCCGCTCATACAGTCGTCGTGCACCTGCATTGTTGTTGGCGACGATGACACTCATCCGACGAAGCGCTGCTTCCCCCGCTATTTCTTCTGCAAGACTGAGTAGTCGCGAGCCAAGTCCTTGCCCTCGGTATTCGGGATAGCAGGCCAGCACATTGACATACCAACTTTCCAGTGCCTTGTTTTCCAGTTCTTGAAGCGGCCGAAACAGGGCAGGGAAGTCATTGCCAATTGGTTTGGGCTCCGAGCCGATCGGGTAGCCAGTCAGACTTGCTACAGCACCGTCTCCAAAGTCCACAACCACGATCTGGCCGTCGCGGGCCTTTTCTATTTGCCGAGCGCGACCAACCTCCCAAGGATCCTGACCGTCCTTTGCAAGTCCCTCCCAAATGTACAGGGGCAAACCCTCGCCGGCAAAGTTGACGAGGTCCGCCAGCGGCCTTGCATCTGCTTCGGTCGCAATTCGTAGCGGTGGCTCAAGCCGGATCATTTGATCCTCCGGAAGCTCTCGGGCGGCGGTTTATCCTAAGAGGTTTTTCGAACGGCGTACACGGCGCTAGTCTCATCGGCCTGTACACAGATCGAATGACATCGTAAGCAATCTCTAATCAATACTTTTCGAGGGGAAAGGACAGCAATGGAGTTCGATCTCAGCCGCGTTTTGGACGCGCTCCCGGCCATGGTGTGGATCGCACTG
Protein-coding sequences here:
- a CDS encoding GNAT family N-acetyltransferase; its protein translation is MIRLEPPLRIATEADARPLADLVNFAGEGLPLYIWEGLAKDGQDPWEVGRARQIEKARDGQIVVVDFGDGAVASLTGYPIGSEPKPIGNDFPALFRPLQELENKALESWYVNVLACYPEYRGQGLGSRLLSLAEEIAGEAALRRMSVIVANNNAGARRLYERHGYAEAATLPCVKEGWETDTERWMLLIKSLHPVEGR